A window of the Arachis duranensis cultivar V14167 chromosome 5, aradu.V14167.gnm2.J7QH, whole genome shotgun sequence genome harbors these coding sequences:
- the LOC107487439 gene encoding serine/arginine-rich splicing factor SR45a yields MADSPVRRNSRSPSPWRAQSRSRSRSRSRSRPRSRSRSRSIPRQRPRSRSRSRGRPRSRSHERVGETQNPGNTLYVTGLSSRVTERDLEEHFSKEGKVASCFLVVEPRTRISRGFAFITMDTVEDANRCIKYLNQSVLEGRYITVERSRRKRPRTPTPGHYLGLKSTRDYGHRGDRGADRGRYRGGPGRDDYQYRRSPRRSPYRGGRDYSPRRSPYGGGGRSRRERSRSPPYSPYGSPDRRYARGSR; encoded by the exons ATG GCGGATTCTCCTGTGAGAAG GAACTCAAGGTCCCCTTCCCCGTGGAGAGCTCAATCAAGATCAAGATCCAGGTCAAGGTCCAGGTCTAGGCCTAGGTCTAGGTCTAGATCACGATCTATCCCAAGACAAAGGCCAAGGTCCCGTTCAAGAAGCCGCGGCAG ACCAAGATCAAGAAGTCATGAGAG GGTGGGAGAGACTCAAAATCCAGGGAATACACTTTATGTGACAGGTCTATCGTCAAGGGTGACTGAGAGAGACTTAGAGGAGCACTTCTCTAAAGAAGGAAAA GTTGCATCATGTTTTCTTGTGGTGGAGCCTCGAACACGGATTTCTCGTGGTTTTGCTTTTATCACAATGGATACTGTTGAGGATGCTAACCGCTGTATCAAATACCTAAATCAATCAGTTTTAGAGGGTCGCTATATCACAGTTGAGAGG TCGCGAAGAAAGCGGCCAAGAACTCCCACACCTGGACACTATCTTGGGTTGAAAAGTACAAGAGACTATG GGCACCGTGGTGACCGTGGTGCTGATCGTGGAAGGTATCGAGGTGGACCTGGACGTGATGATTATCAATATCGACGGTCCCCTAGGCGATCACCATATCGAGGTGGCAGGGACTATTCTCCAAGGCGCTCTCCCTATGGTGGGGGTGGAAGATCTAGGAGGGAAAGGTCTAGGTCACCCCCTTACTCTCCATACGGCAGCCCAGATAGGAGATATGCTCGGGGATCTAGGTGA
- the LOC107487440 gene encoding phospholipase D delta gives MAETGNGNGFMYLHGDLDLKIIEARHLPNMDIVSERFRRCVTACDTINFHSSEPADTATADGTDNPPTTARRHRGKIITSDPYVTVSVPQATVARTRVIRNAQNPRWDERFSIPLAHPLVDLEFRVKDDDVFGAETMGTVKIPATRIATGEAISGWFPILSSSGKPPKPNAALRIEMQFTAVQDNPLYRSGIAADPEHRGVRHTYFPVRKGSSVRLYQDAHCPEGLLPEIELEGGKVYRHEKCWEDICHAISEAHHMVYVVGWSVYHKIKLVREPTKPLPRGGDLTLGELLKYKSQEGVRVLLMVWDDKTSHDKFFFKSSGVMQTHDEETKKFFKHSSVMCVLAPRYGSSKLSFLKQQVVGTVFTHHQKCVIVDTQAPGNDRKITVFMGGLDLCDGRYDTPQHRLFKDLNTVFDGDFHNPTFPAGTKTPRQPWHDLHCRIDGPAAYDILINFEQRWRKSTKWREFALMFKKASQWHDDALIRIERISWIASPAIPHSKEKHTIVPDDDPRVWVSHEADPETWHVQIFRSIDSGSLKGFPKRVDVALSQNLICAKNLVIDKSIQTGYIQAIRSAQHFIYIENQYFIGSSYAWLDYKDAGADNLIPMELALKIASKIRANERFAVYIVLPMWPEGDPKTGAMQEILFWQSQTMHMMYQLVARELKSMQLDDVRLQDYLNFYCLGNREAFNEEPASANNGPVSGAYEHRRFMIYVHAKGMIVDDEYVIVGSANINQRSMAGTKDTEIAMGAYQPHYTWFGKKRHPYGQIYGYRMSLWAEHLGMSGEIFREPESLECVRKVNAIADDNWKRFVSEEFSELQGHLLRYPLHVDQDGTVSSLPDCETFPDAGGKIIGTHSPTIPDILTT, from the exons ATGGCGGAAACCGGTAACGGCAATGGCTTCATGTACCTCCACGGCGACCTCGACCTCAAAATCATTGAGGCTCGACACTTACCTAACATGGACATCGTCTCCGAGCGGTTTCGCCGCTGCGTCACCGCCTGCGACACCATCAACTTCCACTCCTCAGAACCCGCCGATACCGCCACCGCTGACGGCACCGACAACCCTCCTACCACCGCCCGCCGCCACCGCGGTAAAATCATCACCAGCGACCCCTATGTCACTGTCTCTGTCCCCCAGGCCACCGTGGCCCGCACGCGCGTGATTCGCAACGCTCAGAACCCGCGTTGGGACGAACGCTTCAGCATCCCGCTTGCTCATCCTCTCGTCGACCTCGAGTTCCGCGTCAAGGACGACGACGTCTTCGGTGCCGAAACTATGGGCACCGTCAAGATTCCGGCGACCCGTATCGCCACCGGCGAAGCCATTTCCGGCTGGTTCCCTATACTCAGTTCCTCCGGCAAGCCACCAAAGCCGAACGCGGCGCTCCGCATCGAGATGCAGTTCACGGCGGTTCAGGACAACCCGCTTTACCGGAGCGGCATCGCCGCCGATCCAGAGCACCGTGGTGTGCGGCACACGTACTTTCCGGTGAGGAAAGGGAGCTCGGTGAGGCTGTACCAGGACGCACATTGCCCCGAGGGTTTGTTGCcggagattgaattggaaggagGGAAGGTTTATAGGCACGAGAAGTGCTGGGAAGATATATGCCACGCTATTTCCGAGGCTCATCACATGGTTTATGTTGTTGGCTGGTCGGTTTACCATAAGATTAAGCTCGTTAGAGAACCGACGAAGCCTTTGCCTCGCGGCGGAGACTTGACCCTTGGCGAGTTACTCAAGTACAAGTCTCAAGAAGGGGTTAGGGTTCTCTTGATGGTTTGGGATGACAAGACTTCACATGATAAGTTCTTCTTTAAGTCG TCTGGAGTGATGCAAACTCATGATGAGGAAACCAAGAAGTTTTTTAAACATTCCTCTGTTATGTGTGTTCTGGCACCTCGCTATGGTAGCAGCAAGCTGAGCTTCTTGAAGCAGCAG GTTGTTGGAACTGTCTTCACACACCACCAAAAGTGTGTTATTGTGGACACACAGGCTCCTGGTAATGATCGAAAGATAACTGTTTTTATGGGAGGTCTTGATCTGTGTGATGGTCGCTATGACACACCTCAGCATCGACTTTTCAAGGATCTTAATACTGTATTTGATGGTGATTTCCACAATCCTACATTTCCT GCTGGAACAAAGACTCCAAGGCAACCATGGCATGATTTACACTGCAGAATAGATGGGCCTGCTGCATATGACattcttattaattttgagCAGCGATGGAGAAAATCTACTAAGTGGAGGGAGTTTGCTTTAATGTTCAAAAAAGCTTCTCAGTGGCATGATGATGCTTTAATACGAATAGAACGGATCTCCTGGATAGCAAGTCCTGCCATTCCTCattcaaaagaaaagcatacaaTTGTTCCAGATGATGACCCAAGAGTATGGGTTTCTcatgaagctgatcctgaaacCTGGCATGTTCAG ATCTTCCGCTCCATTGACTCTGGATCCCTGAAAGGATTTCCAAAGCGTGTTGATGTTGCTTTATCGCAG AATCTTATCTGTGCTAAAAATTTGGTCATAGACAAAAGCATTCAAACAGGATACATTCAAGCAATCAGATCTGCTCAACATTTCATTTATATTGAAAATCAATACTTCATTGGTTCATCATATGCATGGCTAGATTATAAAGACGCAG GGGCTGACAATCTTATCCCCATGGAACTGGCGCTGAAAATTGCTAGTAAAATCAGAGCAAACGAGAGATTTGCTGTTTATATTGTTTTACCAATGTGGCCAGAAGGTGATCCCAAAACTGGAGCAATGCAAGAAATCCTCTTTTGGCAG AGCCAGacaatgcatatgatgtatcaACTTGTTGCTAGAGAATTGAAATCAATGCAGCTTGATGATGTACGCCTGCAAGACTATCTCAACTTTTATTGCCTTGGAAATCGGGAAGCATTCAACGAAGAACCTGCAAGTGCAAATAATGGTCCC GTCTCAGGAGCATATGAGCATCGCCGATTTATGATTTATGTGCATGCTAAGGGGATGATTGTTGATGATGAGTATGTCATAGTGGGGTCTGCTAATATAAACCAAAGATCTATGGCTGGCACTAAGGATACTGAGATAGCTATGGGTGCATATCAACCCCATTATACCTGGTTTGGGAAGAAAAGACATCCATATGGTCAG ATTTATGGTTACAGAATGTCGCTGTGGGCAGAGCATCTTGGCATGTCGGGAGAAATTTTCAGGGAACCAGAGAGTTTGGAGTGTGTGCGTAAAGTGAATGCAATTGCAGATGACAACTGGAAAAGATTTGTTTCTGAAGAGTTTTCAGAGCTGCAAGGACATCTCCTGAGGTACCCTTTACATGTAGATCAGGATGGGACGGTTAGTTCTCTCCCTGATtgtgagactttcccagatgccGGTGGCAAGATAATTGGGACTCACTCTCCAACAATTCCAGATATCCTAACAACATAA